In the Topomyia yanbarensis strain Yona2022 chromosome 3, ASM3024719v1, whole genome shotgun sequence genome, one interval contains:
- the LOC131687922 gene encoding uncharacterized protein LOC131687922 isoform X2: MSNRDIIEDRIHCNTEPQQEDLHETDESINSSIDKSMRLFASCSEQFDSAVLHDEVEENNEEELDELLEIDEDQKIHNEGNYTITMAHLQDLLKRVGKDQHLLTLTDLCSNEKMRFEPTLKIMNPEVRRLLNEHVPGSKGTILLLKIMDQIYTAYTAPDIPALQRVMLIWSLETLYAD, encoded by the exons ATGTCCAATCGAGATATCATTGAAGATCGAATACATTGCAATACTGAACCTCAGCAAGAAGATTTGCATGAAACCGACGAGTCAATAAATTCGTcgatcgataaatcgatgaGGCTGTTTGCTTCCTGTTCAGAACAGTTTGATTCCGCTGTACTACAcgatgaagtagaagaaaataaTGAAGAGGAATTAGATGAACTTCTGGAGATAGATGAAGATCAGAAAATACACAATGAAG GTAATTATACGATCACGATGGCACATCTGCAGGATTTATTGAAACGTGTAGGAAAAGATCAGCATTTATTAACGCTGACTGATTTGTGTAGTAACGAAAAAATGCGATTCGAACCAACGCTTAAGATCATGAATCCAGAGgtgagacgcttgttgaacgaACACGTGCCAGGCAGCAAGGGCACTATTCTTCTACTTAAAATAATGGACCAGATTTACACCGCTTATACCGCTCCTGACATTCCGGCTTTGCAACGTGTTATGTTAATATG